The proteins below are encoded in one region of Phalacrocorax aristotelis chromosome 13, bGulAri2.1, whole genome shotgun sequence:
- the MYLK2 gene encoding myosin light chain kinase 2, skeletal/cardiac muscle, producing the protein MEQGSGVGSTPSAGGAGGMAPPEADSSTTQLAPAAPQAAQSQGGKTAPMEGTVPAATQVQDEGKDKHGQEKAPVTAIAQDGGQAEPGKQKSVGEAGGGKAEPAGETAPTAPKPGDGTKAALAEEASAAQHDGRQATPAEEKVPAATKAQDGGKDKPVKEQAPSGLEAEGGGKAQPTEEAVLSASEAEGGKAKPTEETALAATQAQDGGKEESAKEKTTAAAKEKAPAPAKAQNGGKKAPKTEKTPADKKPAKEKAPATVKAQDGKSKVAKAEKAPAAKKAQDGGKEEPAKEKCTAPAKENTPDSAKAQEGEKAAAKAGKTPAAMKPQDGGKEPAKEKPLATAKVQDGGKKAAKVENPTVTSKAKDGGKEEPAKEKAPATVKAQDGEEAVAKLEKNPAAKKAQDGGKEKPAKEKVPVAAQMQDGEKAAAKAGKTPAAKKSQDGSKEPAKEKALADAKVQDGGKKPAKVEPPPAAAEAGDGGEEPTEAAAMAAVEALGEGEKVAKAEETDEQQPRRGPEPLRPALLQSLSCPATCRREEQPWVEAAAMEMIPEETVVVEPREGPTEPGPAPPALGDLQPPEAPIPAGSPGTPQERTLPSPAGQPPVPTGATEQPGPGAQPSSTEAEPPPSPYLTPDFGKEDPFEILDDVPPPPAPFAHRIVTLRSANVSSQFNLSSKDILGGGKFGEVHTCTEKQTGLKLAAKVIRKQGAKDKEMVLLEIDVMNQLNHRNLIQLYDAIETPREIILFMEFVEGGELFERIIDDDYHLTEVDCMVFVRQICEGIRFMHHMRVLHLDLKPENILCVAATGHMVKIIDFGLARRYNPQEKLKVNFGTPEFLSPEVVNYEQVSYSTDMWSMGVITYMLLSGLSPFLGDNDTETLNNVLAANWYFDEETFESVSDEAKDFVSNLIIKEKSARMSAGQCLQHPWLNNLAEKAKRCNRRLKSQVLLKKYVMRRRWKKNFIGVCAANRFKKITSSGSLTALGV; encoded by the exons ATGGAGCAGGGCAGTGGGGTGGGCAGCACACCCAGCGCTGGAGGGGCTGGTGGCATGGCCCCCCCTGAAGCAGACAGCAGCACAACCCAGCTGGCCCCAGCGGCTCCACAAGCTGCCCAGTCCCAAGGCGGGAAGACAGCACCCATGGAGGGGACAGTGCCAGCTGCCACCCAGGTGCAGGATGAAGGGAAGGATAAGCATGGGCAGGAGAAGGCTCCGGTCACTGCTATAGCTCAGGATGGGGGacaggcagagcctgggaagcagAAGTCTGTgggagaggctggaggagggaaggcagagccAGCAGGGGAGACAGCCCCGACTGCTCCAAAGCCCGGGGATGGAACGAAGGCAGCGCTGGCAGAGGAGGCTTCAGCTGCGCAGCATGATGGAAGGCAGGCAACACCTGCAGAGGAGAAGGTGCCAGCTGCCACCAAGGCTCAGGATGGAGGGAAGGACAAGCCTGTGAAGGAGCAAGCCCCTAGTGGGTTAGAGGCTGAGGGTGGTGGGAAAGCACAGCCTACGGAGGAGGCAGTTCTGTCTGCATCGGAGGCTGAAGGAGGGAAAGCAAAACCCACAGAGgagacagccttggctgcaacACAAGCTCAGGATGGAGGCAAAGAAGAGTctgcaaaggagaaaaccacagctgctgcaaaggagaaggccccagctcctgcaaaaGCTCAGAATGGAGGGAAGAAAGCCCCAAAGACAGAGAAAACCCCAGCTGATAAAAAACCTGCAAAGGAGAAGGCTCCAGCTACTGTAAAGGCTCAGGATGGAAAGAGTAAAgtagcaaaggcagaaaaagccCCAGCTGCAAAAAAGGCTCAAGATGGAGGCAAAGAAGAACCTGCAAAGGAGAAATGCACAGCTCCTGCAAAGGAGAACACCCCAGATTCTGCCAAGGctcaggaaggagagaaggcagcagcaaaggcagggaaaacCCCAGCTGCAATGAAGCCTCAAGATGGAGGCAAAGAGCCTGCAAAGGAGAAACCCCTGGCTACTGCAAAGGTGCAGGATGGAGGGAAGAAAGCTGCAAAGGTGGAAAACCCCACAGTTACATCAAAGGCCAAGGATGGAGGCAAAGAAGAACCTGCAAAGGAGAAGGCTCCAGCTACTGTAAAGGCTCAGGATGGAGAGGAGGCAGTAGCAAAGCTAGAGAAAAACCCAGCTGCAAAAAAGGCTCAAGATGGAGGCAAAGAGAAGCCTGCAAAGGAGAAAGTCCCAGTTGCTGCACAGATGCAGGAtggagagaaagcagcagcaaaggcagggaaaacCCCAGCTGCAAAGAAGTCTCAGGATGGAAGCAAAGAGCCTGCAAAGGAGAAAGCCCTGGCTGATGCAAAGGTGCAGGATGGAGGGAAGAAACCTGCAAAGGTGGAACCCccgccagctgctgcagaagctgggGATGGAGGCGAGGAGCCCACAGAGGCAGCGGCCATGGCTGCTGTGGAGGCTCTGGGTGAAGGGGAGAAAGTGGCAAAGGCAGAGGAGACAGATGAGCAGCAGCCGCGGAGGGGCCCTGAACCCCTgcgcccagctctgctgcagagcctgaGCTGCCCAGCTACCTGCCGAAG ggaggagcagccctgggTGGAGGCGGCAGCAATGGAGATGATACCAGAGGAGACCGTGGTGGTGGAGCCGAGAGAGGGTCCGACAGAGCCTGGCCCTGCCCCGCCAGCCCTGGGGGACCTGCAGCCCCCGGAGGCCCCCATCCCTGCAGGGAGCCCTGGCACCCCGCAGGAGAGGACATTGCCCAGTCCCGCGGGGCAGCCCCCGGTTCCTACTGGGGCCACAGAGCAACCTGGCCCCGGGGCGCAGCCCTCCTCAACGGAGGCAgagccaccccccagcccctaCCTCACCCCCGATTTTGGGAAGGAAGACCCTTTTGAGATACTGG ATGACGTCCCTCCGCCACCAGCACCCTTTGCGCACCGCATTGTCACCCTACGATCGGCCAACGTCAGCTCCCAGTTCAACCTCAGCTCTAAGGACATCCTGGGAGG ggGCAAGTTCGGTGAAGTCCACACGTGCACGGAGAAGCAGACAGGGCTCAAGCTGGCAGCTAAAGTGATCCGGAAGCAGGGTGCCAAGGACAAG GAGATGGTACTGCTGGAGATCGACGTGATGAACCAGCTGAACCACCGCAACCTCATCCAGCTCTATGACGCTATCGAGACGCCTCGGGAGATCATCCTTTTCATGGAGTT CGTGGAGGGCGGCGAGCTCTTCGAGCGGATCATCGATGACGATTACCACCTGACAGAGGTGGACTGCATGGTGTTCGTCCGGCAGATCTGCGAGGGCATCCGCTTCATGCACCACATGCGCGTCCTCCACCTTGACCTCAAG CCCGAGAACATCCTCTGCGTTGCTGCCACCGGCCACATGGTGAAGATCATCGACTTTGGGCTGGCTCGAAG GTACAACCCCCAGGAGAAGCTGAAAGTGAACTTTGGCACCCCTGAATTCCTCTCTCCCGAGGTGGTCAACTACGAGCAGGTCTCCTACTCCACAGACATGTGGAGCATGGGTGTCATCACCTACATGCT GCTCAGCGGCCTCTCCCCCTTCTTGGGTGACAATGACACTGAGACATTAAACAACGTTCTGGCTGCCAACTGGTACTTCGACGAAGAAACCTTTGAGAGTGTCTCTGATGAGGCCAAGGACTTCGTCTCAAACCTCATCATCAAGGAGAAGAG TGCCCGGATGAGTGCCGGCCAGTGCCTGCAGCATCCTTGGCTCAACAACCTGGCAGAAAAGGCCAAGCGCTGCAACCGCCGGCTCAAGTCCCAGGTCTTGCTCAAGAAATACGTCATGCGGCGGCGCTGGAAG AAAAACTTCATTGGGGTGTGTGCTGCCAACCGCTTCAAGAAGATCACCAGCTCGGGGTCACTGACAGCGCTGGGTGTCTGA